The Mytilus edulis chromosome 4, xbMytEdul2.2, whole genome shotgun sequence nucleotide sequence TTCAAATATTATACGCCCGATAAGCTAATCATTTATTAATTAGCATATATGCTCAACTTATTTTAGGCATTGACATCTTTAAATAATGGCCAAAGACCACATGAGGTCAGTGATATCTTAAGTCTTGATCTTGATGGAGAACTAGCAAAACGTGCAAACGCAGAACTAAACCATCTTAAAAAGGAATACCTTGAATGTGAAAAGGAAAAAGAACAGATAGAAAGTGATTTCTCATTTTACAGGGAAGGACATCTTCCAAAAAACATAGCAGGTTTGTTTAATCTTGAGTTAATGAATAGTACAAGATTAATTTAAGATGACACCTTAAGGCAACGCAAGTGTAAATATTTAGATAAGCAATAAAACGTTCAACTAATTTTGACAGAGTTATCTctctgtagtgttatgtaccaccgtAATTTTATCTGAAGAAAAAACTTTCCAGGGGTCTGTTGTAGTTACTCTGAAGCATGATTTGTTTTGGTCAGTAATCATGTGAGTTTCGTGTTTCCTTTCTTTATTTactgattatatatatatgaatatttacaGAAGCGAATGCAGCTATAGTTGATGCATGGCGGATAGAAGACGAAAGTTTTTACGAGACAAAGGGAACAGAATTTGTGTATGACAAAGTAAAGGAGTCTGATTGTATGTTGGTGACATCAAATTCAGGATTAGGAAAGACAGCCACCATCCGACACATCGCATTAAAGCTTCATTCAGAAGGATTTGAAATTGTTCCCGTAGAGTCCCCAGAGGATAtaatcaaatacaaaacaaatcaaaaacaagTTTTTCTTATTGATGATGTCCTTGGAAAATACGATTTAAGTCTTACACTGTTGGAAAAATGGGAAAGAATAAACGAAAAGCTGATATGCTACTTGAAAACAGAAATAGGTTCAAACAAAATATTGTGTACATTGAGATTACTAGTAGAACGTCACAAAAGATTCAAAAATGCATCGACAATTTTAAACCAGGTAGTCATTAATTTAGAACACGAGTCTACTGCACTTTCAAAAGAGGAAAAacggaaaatgttattgaaacaCCTAAATCGAAGTAACACAGAGAATGAAATAAAAGCAGAAGAGATTGAGATAATGTGTGATTCAAAATATGCCTTTCCACTTCTTTGCAAATTAGtttcaaataatgaggaaagatTCAGAAAAAGAATTGCATTCTTTAGGCAACCTTTATCACTTTTGAAAGAGGAACTTATTAAGATCAGTATTGAAAATAAGAAGTTATATTGTACATTGGTGCTATGTATGTTATATAATGGTACTCTAAGTAGAAGTATGTTTGACATTGACTCACATGAATGTGACGAGAAAATATACACAATAATTCAAACGTGTGAGCTTCAAAGAAACATGTCGAAGAAAGAACTTGAGGAAAGTGCCCTCTCTGCTATGGGATCTTATTTCACTAAGGACAGTTACAATATACGGTTTATTCATGACGCTCTTGCAGAGACTGTCGGTTGTCATTTCTGTACTTTTAATCCAAAAGTAATGTTTTCAGAGTGTCATATCTTATTCATAAGAGATCGGGTCAGAGTTGGACTTCGTTCCGATGAAAATGAGAATGACAATGAAGATGAGAATATTGTGATAATTCAGGAAGACGAGTTAAATGAAAATCATTTTAGACCATTATTTAATAGATTGTTTAATGAATTAAAAAGTGGGAGATTTTCCAGTTTATTGATGAGCCACCTTTTTAAGAATAGAAACTTCGTCCGTATATTTGGAATAACTATTGACAATAATCGGAGCATATTTGTATCGATACATACCTTATTGACAAAGGTTAGCTCCGAGAGAGTACAAAGGGATCAGTCCATCTTTGAAAAGACTGTTGAGTTTTTATCCAGTTATAGGGACCAGTCAGTTGTAGGGAAAAAGGTAGAAGAAATATGTTCATCAAATAAAGAATTCCAAGATAACAACGATGCAATTAGGCGTGTTATAGAGGCTATATGGTCCAGAAGTACACTTATGTACTGGATTATTGCCTTCGGCTGTTATGAGTTCTTCAAGTATACATGGAGCAAGATTACTACTATAGAACGTAAATGGTTTTTAGGAAGAGATATTATACAGCTACCAACATTCAAGTCCTTCTTTCCTCTAGCTGTTTTGGGTGGTAACATAGATATTGTTACACAGTTAATTTCTTCTGGGGCAGATGTTAACtgcttttcggaattttgggaaACACCGTTATATATAGCAGTAAAATCAGGTCGGTATGACATGGTAAGCTTACTGGTGAGCAAAGGAGCAAAGGTTAACCTGAGAGGATGGTTTGCAATGAAAATTCCAGTTTCGGTTACAGCAAACAATCACGAATTGACAAGTTTGATGCTAGAATCTGATTTAAATCAAACCGAACTTCATATTGCAGTCCGACAAAATGACTTAACAAAATTGAGATCAAGTATTCGATCAGAGAATATTGATTCTAAAATAAAAAGTGGATGGACAGTTCTCCATTACGCggtaatattaaataatatagcTGCCGTGAAGGCTTTATTACATGAAGTATTACATCAAAACGATGAT carries:
- the LOC139519887 gene encoding uncharacterized protein isoform X1, with amino-acid sequence MTSKLTEEEGNFTKFFLLNFKVSPDIARRFFDGVFPPTHLAQSINSRMHAIIKLKNQKRINQAQLELLMAIPGTVWPNYLPPMPVGTTATSSKDFDLTLIICLLRNIGGLFAPSNGWDQLPHPSDILPGAHLATMKWYRNKLAHTAVTSMDKHEFTDKWNRVEKALTSLNNGQRPHEVSDILSLDLDGELAKRANAELNHLKKEYLECEKEKEQIESDFSFYREGHLPKNIAEANAAIVDAWRIEDESFYETKGTEFVYDKVKESDCMLVTSNSGLGKTATIRHIALKLHSEGFEIVPVESPEDIIKYKTNQKQVFLIDDVLGKYDLSLTLLEKWERINEKLICYLKTEIGSNKILCTLRLLVERHKRFKNASTILNQVVINLEHESTALSKEEKRKMLLKHLNRSNTENEIKAEEIEIMCDSKYAFPLLCKLVSNNEERFRKRIAFFRQPLSLLKEELIKISIENKKLYCTLVLCMLYNGTLSRSMFDIDSHECDEKIYTIIQTCELQRNMSKKELEESALSAMGSYFTKDSYNIRFIHDALAETVGCHFCTFNPKVMFSECHILFIRDRVRVGLRSDENENDNEDENIVIIQEDELNENHFRPLFNRLFNELKSGRFSSLLMSHLFKNRNFVRIFGITIDNNRSIFVSIHTLLTKVSSERVQRDQSIFEKTVEFLSSYRDQSVVGKKVEEICSSNKEFQDNNDAIRRVIEAIWSRSTLMYWIIAFGCYEFFKYTWSKITTIERKWFLGRDIIQLPTFKSFFPLAVLGGNIDIVTQLISSGADVNCFSEFWETPLYIAVKSGRYDMVSLLVSKGAKVNLRGWFAMKIPVSVTANNHELTSLMLESDLNQTELHIAVRQNDLTKLRSSIRSENIDSKIKSGWTVLHYAVILNNIAAVKALLHEVLHQNDDHCFDSIQDDQGDLICRKPTPKVNIVDNNGLTALHLAVINNNIEIVALLLRKKAKVKIPDHFDRTPLHYTKSDRATKLLLIHSSGTNQSAEEENGYNKPALSALMTVLRNITLQTALRVACRDCTHAKQRG
- the LOC139519887 gene encoding uncharacterized protein isoform X2 produces the protein MKWYRNKLAHTAVTSMDKHEFTDKWNRVEKALTSLNNGQRPHEVSDILSLDLDGELAKRANAELNHLKKEYLECEKEKEQIESDFSFYREGHLPKNIAEANAAIVDAWRIEDESFYETKGTEFVYDKVKESDCMLVTSNSGLGKTATIRHIALKLHSEGFEIVPVESPEDIIKYKTNQKQVFLIDDVLGKYDLSLTLLEKWERINEKLICYLKTEIGSNKILCTLRLLVERHKRFKNASTILNQVVINLEHESTALSKEEKRKMLLKHLNRSNTENEIKAEEIEIMCDSKYAFPLLCKLVSNNEERFRKRIAFFRQPLSLLKEELIKISIENKKLYCTLVLCMLYNGTLSRSMFDIDSHECDEKIYTIIQTCELQRNMSKKELEESALSAMGSYFTKDSYNIRFIHDALAETVGCHFCTFNPKVMFSECHILFIRDRVRVGLRSDENENDNEDENIVIIQEDELNENHFRPLFNRLFNELKSGRFSSLLMSHLFKNRNFVRIFGITIDNNRSIFVSIHTLLTKVSSERVQRDQSIFEKTVEFLSSYRDQSVVGKKVEEICSSNKEFQDNNDAIRRVIEAIWSRSTLMYWIIAFGCYEFFKYTWSKITTIERKWFLGRDIIQLPTFKSFFPLAVLGGNIDIVTQLISSGADVNCFSEFWETPLYIAVKSGRYDMVSLLVSKGAKVNLRGWFAMKIPVSVTANNHELTSLMLESDLNQTELHIAVRQNDLTKLRSSIRSENIDSKIKSGWTVLHYAVILNNIAAVKALLHEVLHQNDDHCFDSIQDDQGDLICRKPTPKVNIVDNNGLTALHLAVINNNIEIVALLLRKKAKVKIPDHFDRTPLHYTKSDRATKLLLIHSSGTNQSAEEENGYNKPALSALMTVLRNITLQTALRVACRDCTHAKQRG